The DNA region GCTGCAGAAAATAAGTAGCATAACGATGCCAAGACCTAATCCAGCAGTAAAGCCTTCTTGAACACCAGAGTTATACGCAGTAGCAAGAAACTTCTTGTAATTACTTATGGCTCGCTTCTCCCCGGTAAATGATGCAACCTGGATACAagttaaacaattaaaattctataatgaatttttatcCAGGCATATCTTGTTCTTTATATGTACACGTACTGTTCTAATTGAACCAATAGCCTGTTCTACTACAGTCGCTGCTTTAGCGTAAGCAGTTTGTCCACGAGATGCCATCCTAGCTATTATGATGGCCAGTCCTGCACCAGCAATCACAAGCAGGGGAATGGAGGATAACATGACAAGAGTAAGTAGCCACCCTTTAACAAATGCAATGATGAAGCCTCCAATGAATGTTGATACCAGCTGTATAAATTTCCCAACCTGCACGAACATTACGGGTTATTTAGCCAGAAAAGTTTTTGCCAATATGGATAAAATTCACTGTGTTTTTTCCATCTGATAAGAACAGTGTTGTACCTTTTCACCCATAGCATCTTGTATAAGAACAGTGTCACCAGACATTCTACCAACAACCTCTCCAGTGTTTGTTTCCTTATCGAAAAAGGCAACGTCTTGCTTCAGTATGGTTTTCAAATATGTTCCCCTTATCCGAGCGGCTTGTCTCTCTCCTGTGACCATCCAGCAAGCCACCTCTGACAAACAACAAGAACAGGTTTATAAATCCACAATCCCTGATGCATTAAACAAGTCATTTGTAACTGTAAGGTAGCATTGTTGAGTTAATAATGTACTTACGAAGAAATGCTGCTACAGCAGAACCAATTCCCAAGTAGACAAAATTGAGAGACACCTAAGAAGAGTTCGTAACATATTCATATCAGAAACTGAGTTCCAAGAATTAAATTGTACATCTTCCAGAGCAGAAAGAAAGGTGGATAATGTTACTTATCCTTGAAAGCACTTTTTTCGATTGAAACAGGCATATATGTTGATTATGTTTACCTTAGTAACTAAATCCACAACTTGTTTGTTATTCTGGTTTTGTCCAAAGGAATTAACCAGATCACCAAACAGTATTGACATAATCGGTAAGGATGCTCCATTTCCAACAGCACCAATCGTCCCAAGGATCATCAACAAGATATCTGTAGAATCCGCAAATGAAAAGAGCTTGAGAAAGGGAACGGTTTTAGTTTCCTCATCTCCTTTACTCTTCACTGGCTCTTGTTGGTCCCCCCTTCCACCAGAACTCTTCTCCTCCACCTCCAGGCTTTTTGATGTGCTCGCCTCATCCATACTCTTATCACCATTTCTGCCGTTCTCGACAGCCATCGCTCGAACCTCAAGATATTAATCTAATCCTCAATTTGCTCTCAGAATATGCTGAGACTTGTATTGCGCCTGCACTAGAgcacaaaaaaatcatcaactttTAATGGAGGTCATTTGAATACAAcgaaagattaaaataataataataataaaggatcaGAAAATGGGAGACATTCGCTTTTTGAgctgttgaagaaaaaaaaaatggcaccTGGATTAACCACCTATTAGTTTGATCTTGAAGTGATAAATCGAAGTAGTCTTCAAGTAAGATGAAGGAGAGacgggatatatatatataaatttattaaacagaAAACAAGATTCCAGTCCATTTTTAAATAAGGTGAAAACACGCACACAGAGCGAGGGAATTTACTTACAGAAGAAGGAACGGAATATGGGAGTAGTTGAACTCGAAACAAGAAACCAGTCCAACGACAAAGATACGACGTACGGCATGtattagaaatataaataagattgttttttttaaatattttttattttaaaataatttaaaataatttttttattttttaaaattatttttaacataagtatatcaaaatagtttaaaaataataaaaatatattaatttaaaataaatttaaattttttttaaaatatttttaaatcacagAAATAAACATGACTGTTACGAAGTAATGCTAGTTCTTTGGCTGCTCTATAAGCTGTTGGATTTGAGTTACCACTTATTAATTCAAGGGCTTATATAATAGGGACCTGTACTGCTTCCTTTAGCTTCAAGCGCACGCATCGTTTGAATTGTATTAATACTTGTTACCTCGTCAACTTGTCAAAATCctaaatgttgtttatttatagaCCAAATGTTATACATCATCGGCAAGCAACGAATCTATAATACTGTGTGATTGTAGTGTGATACTTtaatgttataaaatatattaaaatattatttattttattttttaaaatttatttttatattaatacatcaaaatcatccaaaattatttaataaaaaaaatatttttttaaattaaattttaataaaaaacatgtccAACTTCAATATAAAAAAGGCACTAAAATTTGTGATATTGCGGTCATAAACCACGACATCCTATAAATCCTGACTTTTAAAAgtatgttattttatcaaaaaaaaattctgatattattttgttttttaaattttttatgctaaTTACCCAATTActtgaatcttttttattaatttttcttaattttttacatgaaaaggTGGGCTGTTTTTGTTAAATCATTAAACTTATTTAAATAGGAGTTTCAAagattaaatgtaaaaaattaaaaaataaaataaaccttcTGAGCTTCTTGTATTAGACCCAATTTCTTTGGTGACGTAAATTCAACTTAGCTATTGATTGGAATTGTGTGTCGAACAAGGATtagaaaaattttgaattttttactttaaaatatatttttatattttttaaattattataatatattgatattaaaaataatttttaaaatataaaaaatattatttcacatGACACGTATAATTCTTAACTCATAAGGCTactgtaacaaaaaaaataatgtctttATTAGTAATTTCACATGACACGTATACTTCTCTAGTATTGTGTTTTAGAGTTTATTTGGCAGTGTggttatggttatttttcaaataacttttcatgtcaaaatgcatgtcaataattttttttattttttaaaaattatttttgacatcagcacatcaaaatgatttgaaaacactaaaaatatattaatttaaaattaataaaaaaaatttaaaatttttttaaaaatacttttaaaaacacaaaaacaaacaagacttATACTTTTTAGCTGACCACCATGCTCTCTTCCTGAGTATGTGGTAGCGGCACATATAGGATTTGCCAAGAATAATGAGCCTTTGTTATgaaatataatgattatttttaaaattaataaaattttagtggataaaattgaaaagataaaagataaaaagcatttaatggaaagaaaagaggtatggaaaaaaattaaaaataaaattaaaaaaaaaatctcatttactATTTGTACGAACTAAGGGAGGCAGGGGAAAACTCTAGCGGGTCTGTTAggaagtgtggttgcggttgttttttaaagtgctttttattccgaaatgtatcaaaatgatatttttttttatttttaaaaaaatatttttaagatcagtgcatcaaaataatccaaaatatatatatatataaaaaaattaattaatttttttttttaaatttttttaaaaatataagttgaCCCAAGTTTCTAAACTATttcttaggctccgtttgtttgcaggaaagtagtttccttttggaaagtgaattccggggaaagtaaattcctggaaagtgaattccgggaaagtattttccgatgtttggtagtgttatggaaaatgaactggaaaatactttccagtgtttggttgtgttatggaaaatgaactggaaaataatttattaatgaattaattttttttttcaagtttatctaatatatataaaatatttaatataaaatatttaatcacttacaattgtcataacccaatttttgacctttttatttttattatttaaaaaaagatgatgaaaaataaaaataaaataaatgaaggattaattaaaatttgggttaagggcaacatgattggaagtttaaagatttaattaaactcttgactagtttaattaattaaatcaagggtttaactagagaattgatttaattaaaatttagattattttaattaatgaaatcaagagtttaattgaagaattaatgagtttgaggaattaattaaactttgatttaatcaaaaacccaaagcaaattataattcacttggtACAGTGgcaagcgaattataattcacttgacaCAGTGgcaagcgaattataattcacttgctacagtagcaagtgaattatatcactGACTACTgtggcaagtgaattatatcgcttgccactgtagcaagtgaaggCGCACGccgaaaggaaagtgtttttcttttctaacagaaggaaaacactttccttcgagcacgttattaattttaggtggatgaaattcagtttccttttattattttcctttatcgccgccaaacataggaaaagcaggaaagtgaattccaggaattcactttcctgcaatcaaacacggCCTTAGTGCAGTAGTAAAATCAAAACTTtgagtgaaaaaagaaagaaagaaagaaagaaatctaaAGGAAGCGATTTATATAGCCCTGATTggttttaatgagttttttttaaaaaaaaatagatgaaaaaaataagcaacAACATTTCAATCTGTTGTCGTTTAAAAGTGAAATATTTTGCTTCCATTAACGTGGTCCCTACActcttatatataattaaccaCTGAGCTACAACACGCAagttattaaaatgattaaacaaatattttaacatgGTTCATATGTATATCTCAAATGGTTTAGTTGTTTTGATAATAATCAGCCAAGGCCAATATCTGCAGAAATATTGGCCTTCCAGTTTACaagattcaaaatataatttattttatattattttttaatatatctcttcaagtaaaaatttttaaatttaaaatttctacagattcatattattttatacttaatttttattaaataaatgaaagtggtgaaattcaaatttatgaCCACTTAGTTATAAAGactttgatatcatgttaaaaaataatctcaacccaataacttaatcTAATAGGTAAGatttcaggatataatttatattattctctaatatatcCCCTCAAGTAAAAACTCTTTGGGCTTTAAACTTACATTGGCCTACATTatattgtgcttaatttttatcaaataaatagaaatgataAGATTTAAACTTGTGATTACTCGATCATTAAAACTctgatataatattaaaaaataaattaaaattaataatttaaattattaaataaaatttaatatataatttatattatttctttcacGTTATTCAAATAAAACGCAGCGCAGTCCCCAGTTTCCTTTATCCAACGTAAGATGTGGCATTGGAagcattatttaaaattaatagagTTGTGTCATTTTCAAAAGTACACGTATCATTGTAATAAAGGACAATGTTAGAGACAATTtcatacattattttaataattaaaaaaatttatagcatttttaaaactccttttcttatatatatatataattttattttttttttatctttagttGTGctgtcaataaaataaaatattgagtaaACTTACACAAATAACATTGCAATCACCACAAAATAAACAGCAAATTGTTTTAAGATAACTGTACTGTATTGACCCTTTCCTTATCTATttctttaagtttatttttgtcaacACATAACtgtaagataatatttttcatgtgttGATTAATACGTGTCTTCTCTTGTAGAAACTAAATCATCAtagaaaaaaagagttgttaaatcacaataaattttagaaaaaatttaaaaatactcacTTTTTAGCGGCAGAACTCATCATTATAGATgtcaaaaagttttatttatcaGGAGAATTCTATTTAGAtttagttttcatttttcttcccactaaaataaaaataaatcgaacttaaaaaatttattttggttcaggttaatatttgttttcttaatagaTTAAATAgtgatttaatataaaaaaaagagttttttttatgtcccCATGATATTTCCTAGATGTTTTGAGctgaaaaaatagataaaaatgagtttttttatttatgtgggtgTCTGGGTCAGCTTGCACATACCACGATTAATCCCATAATCtattaaatatcttataaatttaataagcaTGTAAAACACCACAAGAatgacaaacataaaaaataaaatttaaacttaagtgtaaaaaaaagaaactagtcTCTTTCACATACCTCAAGTGAGTTTTCTGCTTCTAAGGGGTGGTTGCCTGATTTTTCAGCCGCCAATAGTGACTAGAATTTGTGATTGTAGGTAATGCGTTATGATTGCgtcacctaatttttttttttaaaaaaaagaaaactgaagGACGTTATATATGGTTCAATTGCTATCAGCAtcccttctctctctaaaattctaaaatttgaatttcttttttgtaaaaaagaaaagcgtaagcaaaaaaggaaaaaaaagagagtatatttttttttgtcaaacttGCGTGATTGTGTTAAGAGCATGATATAGTAAGTAATCGATTAGCTGTAGcattatataatgatttttttttttcgcattttcaacttgttttatttacttgaacaatgataaatattatctgataaaattatactttaatttgtcaaaattgGTTTGAATGCCCCTTCCATCAGGTTTTCCTTCATTATATAAAGAACTTAAATGCTATACAAGGTAAGTATTAATGGAAAATTTCCGGCAGCTAAATGCTATACAAAGTAAGTAAACATTcctaaaataatacaaatcaaATCCCTAAATTATCTCTGTAACATCCCCTCAACTTGATGCTGGTAGTTCAAGAATCATTAATTTGTTGTATAAGAACTGTTTAATACCTTTTCACCCATGGCATCTTGTATAAGAACAGTGTCACCAGACATTCTATCAACAACCTCTCCAGTTTTTGTTTCCTTAAAAAAAGCAACATCTTGTCTTAGTATAGTTTTCAAATATGTACCCGTTATCCGAGCAGCCTGCCTCTCTCCGGTGACCATCCAGCAAGCCACCTCTGAAACATACAGAACTAACTTGTGCTTAAGGCATCTCAGCTGATAGAAACATTAATGCTAATTGTACTTACCACTCCCTGTTTCAGCTTTTAATAATCTCACTACTCCTATACAGCGAGTCTTCCTTTTGCTTCTAGTGCaagttttgttaaaattaacatGGCAGTCACTTTCTACTGAACATCAAGTCATCTTAGATTTAACATCGATTACTTAATTGCAAGTTGATGGGCAACTGATCTACCTGAGTATATCGACGATTGTTTTATATAGTAATTAATTTCTATGCTCTTGCGCGGAGGGAATgagtattattaatttaattaggcCTGCGATGTGATTATTGGAGGGCCAACCTTGAATCTAGCATGGCTACAGTGTCGAGGTATCATCAAACGGTGACGAGACTAAACCATAGGAGATGGGTCACAACCTGTCATCCATTACTTTGATCTCAACAACAGATTCATATCCAGCTTAgcatgaatctgatgatttcaTGAAAACTTTAGTCATTGCCTCTAATGTTGCCTTCTCCTTTATTTCtaattcccaaaataagctaaTTAGCTGTGTTAATTGATAAGCAATTACTACAACAGTGGAACCTTTTCTGTTGTTCACGTTTGTATACCAGAAAATGCAGTGTTATTCagtaaaagaaacaagaaatctTAATGTTTACAAAATTTCTTCGGTGTTTGAAACAAGAAGATGACAGCCATTCGTAAATAATGGGTGCTAGAAAAATTGCAGGGGTGAATCAAGAAGTCGAGGCACTCATGTGAAGAGCTACTAAGGAGGCGTAAAAGCCATCTTTGATATGGATCAAAGTCTCATGCTTTCCTTTCTCTACAATAACTCCATTTTTCACCACGGCAATAACGTCTGCATTCTTGATTGTAGATAACCGATGGGCGACAACCACAGTAGTCCTACTCACCATTACTCTGTCCAGTGCATCTTGAACCACTCTTTCAGATTCAGCATCTAGCGCACTGGTAGCCTCATCCAACAGAAGTATCTTGGGACTTTTGACCATAGCGCGAGCAATAGCCACTCTTTGTTTCTGCCCCCCTGACAATTGGGTTCCTCGCTCCCCAACAACTGTATCGTACCCCTGCATTTTGCACGCAAGTCAACAAAATTACACAAGCATCTTAGCAAAATATTCAATCTGATAACACCAACCAAAAGAGAGTGCATGAATTATCTATGATTCTTTTCGGTCAAAAGGCCCATTGGAAGTTATATCACAGCTGCTTGCTTGAGCAAGTTAAGTTACTACTTGTACTTGCAGAAGATGATatcaatggaaacaattacTGACATAATGTTAATTCTAACCTGTTGTAAACCACTAATGAACTTGTGTGCATTGGCCAGCTCCGATGCAGCTAGAATTTCTGCTTCCGTTGCATTCCCTTCCTTTCCATATGCAATGTTGGCACGGATTGTTTCATTAAAGAGAACAGGTTCTTGGCTCACAAGCCCCGTCTGCTGCCTCAACCACTTGAGTTGGAGACTCTGAATGTCAATTCCATCAAGAGTTATATGACCTGAATCGGGATCATAAAATCTTTGCAATAATGAGATCACCGTTGATTTCCCACTTCCACTTTCTCCAACCAGGGCAACAGTCTAAAAGAAGGCATTTTAAATGATATGAGTTTCGTGCTTTCAGAATTCCATTAATCTTAAAACAATATGCTTGAAAGGATTTGATTTAAAGCATGAATAATTGACCTTGCCAGAATGAATAGCCAAGCTCAGGTCTCGGAAAATTTCAATGTCCGGCCTGCTTGGATACTTGAAGCTTATATGATGAAGTTCGATTTCTCCTTTCACATTGTCTAATGTCGTTCCCGACTCATCACTTGGATCAATCTTCGACTTGCGGTCTATAATAGCAAATATGGAAGCAACTGCTACCTTGGCTTTTGAGGAATCAGGAGCAAAGGAGCTTGATTGAGAAATTCCAATCGCTGCCATggttaaagcaaagaaaacctACGAGTAGACACATAATTTAGTATTATTAAGAAAACTCTGATGTCTATAAAGATCTCATCGAAAAATTTATACACAAGGAAGATATACCCACTCGAAAAACTTCCGCGAAAGTTGTTTTCCCATGCTGGACAAGTTGAGCTCCCACGTAGAAAGTGGTTGCGTAGACAGAAAAcagtaaaaagaaagaaactccaAATCCTGTTCCACTGATCATCCCTTGCCTTATTCCTGTCCTCATAGGCCCTTCACATTTCCTTCTGTACAATTGCATCACCTTCTCTTCAGCACAGAAAGAGGCAACAGTTCTTATGCTGCCTACAGCGTCATTAGCAACTTGACTTGCTTCCTCGTACATTTTCTACAACCATTCAGAGCAGCGAatgtgattattaattttttgggcACATTTGATggttaatttaaaatagaaaaggcaGCAAATGGTGATTTCTGAGAAAGGCTCAGTGGAACATGAGTTAAAGAGCATACCTTTGCATCTGCACTGAATCCTTTCATGAACTTTACTTGTACAAATCCATTGAGTCCTATTAAAGGAGCGAGTACAAGGATTACCAATGCCAATTGCCAAGATGCAGAAAAGGCAATGACCAAACCCGCAACAGCTGACGCGATGTTCTGAACCAACTGGGAAAGAGAATCTCCGACCAGAGCACGCACTGTTGCTGCATCTGCTGACAGCCTAGCACCAATTGCTCCGCTTGAGTGCTCAGGCTCGTCGAACCAACCGACCTCCATGTGAACCACCTTCTCAAAACACATAGATCGGACCCTTTGGATTAATTTGCAACCGGCCACCGAAAATAAGTATGTTTGTGTTGGATACACCACGAATGATGCCAGCCCAAGCGTCATAAACATCAGTGCCCAGAACTTGGAATCCTTTCTCAATTCATCAGGTGGttcaaaaaaagttttaattacgCTGGAAAGTAGTATACCGTAAATCGGAAGTATGACCCCATTGAGAATTGCAGCTATAGATCCAGCAATCAGCACTGGAACCTCTGGCTTGTTGAGATACGCAAGGCGGCTGATCGGGACATCTGGAGGTTGTTGTTTCTGTGGAGAAACTTCTAATTCCGATGTGGGATTATCAGGGACATTGAATCCAGTAGGCAAACCAAATGACACTGACAACGAGTGGCGACTACTATGTCCTACACCAGATGATCCCCGACTTATGGACCGTTTCAGTGAGATTCTTTGACTTGACTGTCTTAAGGACTCTGCAGAAAGAGCTGACTTCTTGGGGTCTTCTGTTTCTTGTTTGGACTCTTTGTTAACTTCTTGTAAGCGTATAAGCTGAGAATAAGCTCCTTCAGGATCCTCGAGGAGTTCTGAATGTGAACCTGATCAATCAATGAAATGGATATTTCACATAATGTATGAAAATCCGGAAAGTTCCCTCAACCCCTCTTATCCAGAAGACTTAAACAAGTTCAGGAATTAATCAGAAAATTACCCTAACTAAGATTGTAGATTGCAGACATGATTTGGCTGCAGAAAATGAGTGCAGGAATCATGATGGTGCAGCATAGAATATATATCTGCTATATGCCTAGGTGAAACTAGGTAAATAAGAAGGAGgtttcatataatattaaataaaatgtatgATGTGTATAAAAATCCTTGactgaaaatatcaaatattttggaTCCTGGATCTATAGAGAATATGTGGCAGTGCAGAGACCAGAAAGTTTACAGCAAAGGAATTTCTCAGCAGGATCGCcagatatttttatgtttcattaTATGACAATCATGCATGCTTAATTATATACCTTTCTCAACCATCTTCCCACGGTAAATAACTGCAATCATATCAGCATTTCTCACAGTGCTCAAACGGTGGGCAACAATTACAGTTGTTCGATTGACCATAATGCGGTCTAATGCCTCCTGTACTATCCTTTCTGATTCTGCATCAAGTGCGCTTGTAGCTTCATCCAAAAGTAAAATCCGTGGATCTTTCAGAATGGCTCTTGCTATGGCAATTCTCTGTTTCTGTCCCCCAGACAGCTGAGTTCCATGTTCACCAACCATGGTGTCTATTCCCTGGATACAAAAGTTGAAaccaaattagataaaaaactGAGGCGATCTGAACCTCCTCctctccaaaaaataaaaaaatgacagcACTAGAAATTTGTGAAGAGGGAACCAGTTTAAAACCTGAGGTAGTTTATCGATGAATTTAGCAGCATTGGCAAGTTCAGCTGCAGCTCTTATCTCTTCATTAGTGGCACCATCTTTTCCATATGCAATGTTATCCTTGATGCTGGATGCAA from Populus alba chromosome 14, ASM523922v2, whole genome shotgun sequence includes:
- the LOC118041120 gene encoding ABC transporter B family member 11-like yields the protein MAVENGRNGDKSMDEASTSKSLEVEEKSSGGRGDQQEPVKSKGDEETKTVPFLKLFSFADSTDILLMILGTIGAVGNGASLPIMSILFGDLINSFGQNQNNKQVVDLVSKVSLNFVYLGIGSAVAAFLQVACWMVTGERQAARIRGTYLKTILKQDVAFFDKETNTGEVVGRMSGDTVLIQDAMGEKVGKFIQLVSTFIGGFIVAFVKGWLLTLVMLSSIPLLVIAGAGLAIIIARMASRGQTAYAKAATVVEQAIGSIRTVASFTGEKQAISNYKKFLATAYNSGVQEGFTAGLGLGIVMLIIFCSYALAIWFGGKMVAEKRYNGGVVINVIVAVLTGSMSLGQASPCMSAFAAGQAAAYKMFETINRKPEIDSSDTRGKILDDISGDVELRDVYFTYPARPDEQIFSGFSLFIPSGTTTALVGQSGSGKSTVISLIERFYDPEAGEVLIDGTNLKEFQLKWIRDKIGLVSQEPVLFASSIKDNIAYGKDGATNEEIRAAAELANAAKFIDKLPQGIDTMVGEHGTQLSGGQKQRIAIARAILKDPRILLLDEATSALDAESERIVQEALDRIMVNRTTVIVAHRLSTVRNADMIAVIYRGKMVEKGSHSELLEDPEGAYSQLIRLQEVNKESKQETEDPKKSALSAESLRQSSQRISLKRSISRGSSGVGHSSRHSLSVSFGLPTGFNVPDNPTSELEVSPQKQQPPDVPISRLAYLNKPEVPVLIAGSIAAILNGVILPIYGILLSSVIKTFFEPPDELRKDSKFWALMFMTLGLASFVVYPTQTYLFSVAGCKLIQRVRSMCFEKVVHMEVGWFDEPEHSSGAIGARLSADAATVRALVGDSLSQLVQNIASAVAGLVIAFSASWQLALVILVLAPLIGLNGFVQVKFMKGFSADAKKMYEEASQVANDAVGSIRTVASFCAEEKVMQLYRRKCEGPMRTGIRQGMISGTGFGVSFFLLFSVYATTFYVGAQLVQHGKTTFAEVFRVFFALTMAAIGISQSSSFAPDSSKAKVAVASIFAIIDRKSKIDPSDESGTTLDNVKGEIELHHISFKYPSRPDIEIFRDLSLAIHSGKTVALVGESGSGKSTVISLLQRFYDPDSGHITLDGIDIQSLQLKWLRQQTGLVSQEPVLFNETIRANIAYGKEGNATEAEILAASELANAHKFISGLQQGYDTVVGERGTQLSGGQKQRVAIARAMVKSPKILLLDEATSALDAESERVVQDALDRVMVSRTTVVVAHRLSTIKNADVIAVVKNGVIVEKGKHETLIHIKDGFYASLVALHMSASTS